One genomic segment of Lampris incognitus isolate fLamInc1 chromosome 2, fLamInc1.hap2, whole genome shotgun sequence includes these proteins:
- the c1ql4a gene encoding complement C1q-like protein 4 — protein MVLVLLVAIPLLVHTTKSGGTGSAGSHYEMLGSCRMVCDPYTTSQTGQELTAVSPPPQDYSGRKTKSGLRGPPGIPGPPGARGPPGEQGKPGPQGPPGPGPGGYVPSLYTPKIAFYAGLRKQHEGSDVLKFDDVVTNVGNYYEPTTGKFTCPMPGIYYFTYHVLMRGGDGTSMWADLKKNGQVRASSIAQDADQNYDYASNSVILHLDVGDEVYVQLDGGKVHGGNTNKYSTFSGFLIYPD, from the exons atggtgttagTGCTGCTGGTGGCCATTCCCCTACTGGTTCACACCACCAAAAGTGGGGGCACTGGAAGTGCAGGGAGCCATTATGAAATGCTTGGCAGCTGCAGGATGGTATGTGACCCCTACACCACTTCTCAAACTGGCCAGGAGCTGACAGCTGTGTCTCCACCACCCCAGGATTACTCTGGACGGAAGACTAAGTCTGGGCTGCGTGGGCCTCCAGGGATCCCGGGTCCCCCTGGAGCACGTGGTCCCCCAGGAGAGCAAGGCAAACCAGGGCCACAGGGGCCCCCAGGTCCAGGTCCTGGTGGCTATGTTCCCTCACTTTACACTCCCAAGATCGCTTTCTATGCAGGGTTACGCAAGCAGCACGAGGGGAGTGACGTGTTGAAGTTTGATGATGTGGTGACCAATGTAGGTAACTACTATGAGCCCACCACGGGCAAGTTCACCTGCCCTATGCCTGGCATCTACTACTTCACCTACCATGTCCTGATGAGGGGCGGTGATGGAACCAGCATGTGGGCTGACCTGAAGAAAAATGGACAG GTGAGAGCCAGCTCCATCGCTCAGGATGCTGATCAGAATTATGACTACGCCTCCAACAGTGTGATCCTGCATCTGGACGTCGGTGATGAGGTGTATGTGCAGCTAGATGGAGGGAAAGTCCATGGAGGAAATACTAACAAATACAGCACCTTCTCGGGCTTCCTCATCTACCCGGACTGA